In the genome of Chryseobacterium sp. 52, the window TTAAGGCCAACTTATCTGTCAAATTATCATCAGCATTGCCATGTGTTTTAAAATAATCCTTAATTGTTTGTAAAATGGGAGTATATGAGGCTAACATACTTGTTTTTGGAGGTATACCAAGTAGATATGCCTGAACCTGGAGATTAATTTGTCTGTCAGCTTCACAGTTAGTATCGCCTTCTGCACAAATATTGTACATGTCACTGAATGAATCAAATATAAATGTATTATAAGGATTGGGGGGAGGGTTATTTGTATTACTGCCAGAACCGCCACCCTGATTACCGCCTGGAACAGTTCCTGAGCCTGAACTTGAACTTCCTGGATTTCCAGATGGAATACAATGCGTATCATCTACGGACATTAATATAATCTGTGGCGCATCAACGCCAGTTAATGCACATTGATTTGGATGGGTATGTTGGTCATCACTCGTACAAGGTACCACTTCATAAGTTACCACTATACATCCAATATTTTCAGAATAGGTATATCCGTTTCCTTTGTTATTAGAGTTAATATTGATATCATTAATTTTATAAACACTTATTTTATTTTTAATATCTTCAGGTTTTGTGGCATTTTGAAAAGCTTGTAATTCCTGTTTTGAAAGGTGATATTGCATTAGGAATCCTGAATAGCTGCCGTCATCATTTTTTCTCACTACAAGGTTTTCGGTATCCTGTGATGGATATATTCTTTTTACCTGAAATGTATAAGTCGTACTCCCGTTTTTTTTCAATTACTCCGGCGTAATCCGTCATAATCACAGCTCCACCTAAAATCGGATCATTATTCTTAGAGGTAGGGTTACTTCCGAAAACATGGGTTTGTATTTCAGAAAGCTTAGACCATAGCTTTTCATCCTTTTTTATCTCTTTATCATTGATGACATAATTTTTTGAAATAAAATCTTTTTGAGATTCATGTTCTGCATATAGACTTTCCTGCCGGCATCCAAAGAATGAGAATGCTGAAATGATCAGCATAAGAAAATTAAGTTTTTTCATATTTGTGTGATTTTTTAAAACTCATAAATACGAAAAAAAAAAATTAAAAGACAGTCTATTAATTTAAAGTAATGTATGTGTTCTTTTATAATAAAATTAACGTGTTAAAATCGTTAAACACATTCCAGTTTATAAAACTTTTCACGAAATTTGAAGTAAAATTTAGAATTATGTCACAATCGCTTACAAGCAGAACACCGAAACCAAAATATGACGTTGTACTGATAGGCGGCGGAATCATGAGCGCCACTTTAGCAACGCTGCTTCACGAATTTGATCCCAATCTGGAAATTGCCATATTTGAAAGGCTCGGAAGGTTTGCTAAGGAAAGTACTGCAGCCTGGAATAATGCAGGAACAGGACATTCCGCTTTTTGTGAACTTAACTATACCCATGAAAATCCTGATGGAACTGTTGATATCTCCAAAGCAGAAAGTATTGCAGAACAGTTTGAGATGTCGAAGCAGTTTTGGGCTTACCTGGTAACCAAAGGCTATGTTCAGGATCCCAAAGATTTCATCAATTCATGCCCGCATATGAGCCTTGTATTCGGAGACAAAGAGGCTGAATATCTTAGGAAGCGTCATGAAACAATGGCGGGATCTGTTCTTTTTTCCGGGATGGAATATTCTACAGATCATGAACAGCTTAGAGAATGGATTCCTTTGGTCATGAGCAAAAGAAATCAATCTGAAGTGATGGCTGCTACCAAAATGGATATGGGTACAGACGTTAACTTCGGAACTTTAACCAGAAAAATGGGCAGACACCTGTTGGAAGATTCCAATGTTGAAGTATTTTTATACCATGAAGTTAAAGACGTTGATCCCCGGGAAGATGGAAAATGGGAAATGAAAGTAAAAGACAGGATTCACAATCATAAACAGGAAGTTGTTGCTGATTTCGTATTTATCGGTGCTGGAGGGTACGCCCTTCCGTTGCTGGACAGTTCAGACATTAAAGAAAGCGAAGGTTATGGAGGCTTTCCCGTTTCCGGACAGTGGTTGGTCAGTCATAATCAGGAACTGGTAGAAAAACATCATG includes:
- the mqo gene encoding malate dehydrogenase (quinone), encoding MSQSLTSRTPKPKYDVVLIGGGIMSATLATLLHEFDPNLEIAIFERLGRFAKESTAAWNNAGTGHSAFCELNYTHENPDGTVDISKAESIAEQFEMSKQFWAYLVTKGYVQDPKDFINSCPHMSLVFGDKEAEYLRKRHETMAGSVLFSGMEYSTDHEQLREWIPLVMSKRNQSEVMAATKMDMGTDVNFGTLTRKMGRHLLEDSNVEVFLYHEVKDVDPREDGKWEMKVKDRIHNHKQEVVADFVFIGAGGYALPLLDSSDIKESEGYGGFPVSGQWLVSHNQELVEKHHAKVYTQATVDAPPMSVPHLDLRIIDGKKALLFGPFAGFSTKFLKEGSYLDLPESVNTKNLRSLFGAWWHNIPLTKYLIQQVAMTKSQRMQHLREFIKDANEEDWELKVAGQRVQIIKKDEKDGGKLEFGTEVVVNKSGTIASLLGASPGASTAVYAMLNVLEKCFPEKLQGEWKDKLLEIVPSYGQKLAHNPELTHQVRNYTKEKLELEY